GATATAAAAGACTCAATTAACAATTCAATCAACGATCTACCTAAATCCTATGATGATATCAATAATGCACCAGAAGGATTTTATAAAAACGAACTTTTGCAGACCATTTCCAGTCAGCATTGGCAAAGAGTCGAGCAATTTCTAGAGAAGAGCACAAATCATAAAGACGCAAAGTCTTTGTCACTTAAAGAGTGTATCGATCTCTCTTTTGCAAATAATCCGGAAATCAAACAACAACTCAGTGTTTTGCAGTCCAGTCGAGATCGGTTGAGCGCAGCAACGAGAAGCTGGAATCCGACTGCGTCAATCAATAGCGATAGCCTCTCCATCACAGGAGGCGAATCATTTACGGAGAGTCGACAAGAGACCAATCCAACAGGATCGGAATTGCAAAGGTCCATTCAAAGAAGTCGAACCACAGCTACAACAAACTCGCAGGCGAATTCAGCAGTTCGAGCGGAAATGACATGGCAATTTCTTGACTTTACTCGACAACCCACAATCAATTCAGCTTCAGCAAGCTATTCAGCACAACGTTATGCTTTCTATTTATTTTCTCGAGACCTAGTCAATCAGATACAATTAAACTACTACCAGTTATTAGCTCAGAAAGAGCTTATCACCTCCTACACGATTATTGCTCAATCGCAGAGGAACTCGGCAAAAGTACAACAATCAAGGTTTGAAGCAGGGCGTGTCAGTCTTCAGGATTTGGGTCAAAGTTACGCAGCGTATTACAACACTCTTTCAAGACTGATTCAATCTATCCAAACCTATTACGAGCTATCCAGCACACTAGCTAGGCTTGTTTCCCTTCCCGATGAGACCTTCATTATTGTCGAAGGTCAAAACAAGTTTCAAGCAGAGTGGCCCTATGATCTCGATGAATCAATTGCACTGGCGAGGCTCAATAACGAGCGAGTACTTCAAGCTATGGAACTCTCCAAAGGATCAAAATGGAGTGGAATCTCACAATTAAACAGCACTCTTCCAACGCTGTATCTTTCAGCCAATGCGAGTTACCTGGCAAGTGATCGTTCAACTACAACAGTCCGAGATGCTGAGCTAACTCGTAATTCCGTATCTCAAAACAGCTATGAAACAACAAGCTTGTTGACTAGAGAATCAAATTATGACATTGCCGCATTGATTGGATTTCGATGGAACTTCTATCAGGGTGGAGTCAACAACGCTAATGCTGACTCCGAATTCAATCGATCTAAGTCCTTTGATTTCGAAGCAGAAGTTGCGCGTGATCGCGCCACCGACACTGTAAGAACGACAATCAATGCTCTTGATTCCTTAATCCTTGAATTTATTACTGCTGAAGCAGCAGCCGATGCATCCAAAATTGCTTATATCGCAGCAGTGGCTCGAATGAATGCTGGTCTCACAGATATCACAGCTCTTAATCAATTAGCTCAGCAATACCAGCAAGCAATTACGTCGGAGATTCTATCGATTCAGAATTACAATATTCGTCTATCCAATTTGTATCGAGAAACAGCTATTTGGCCTCAGGATGCCGAAGGAGTTGCAGATCAGCTCCTGAATAAAACAGGATTGGACTGAGATTAATTCATTAAAACGGAATCTTGGCAACCAATCAAAGGAAGAAAAAGCCAATGACCTCTCCGACCCAATGTCACCACGGCAGAACTTCACCATTGGCATGCCAGAAGGTTCCTGACGTTTCCAACGAGAGCGCATCGATTCGTTGCAGCAGCCCTTGAACAGCGGACTCTGGAGCAATCCCATTGGGATTGAAACCAATCATGCGTGTTTGCACCAATCCGGGATGCAGAATCGCCACAGCAATACCCCGCGGTTTCAAGTCAAAGGCGAGTGATTTTGCTGCACTGTTGAGCGCTGCTTTTGACATCCGATAGCCGTAGGAACCACCCGAGGTGTTGTCGTCCATGGAAGCCATCCGGCTACTCATGAGCGACAACTTGGACCCTGCCGGCATTAAGTCAACAAGTGCTT
This region of Synechococcus sp. NOUM97013 genomic DNA includes:
- a CDS encoding TolC family protein; amino-acid sequence: MATLCIIPITANSQAYDIKDSINNSINDLPKSYDDINNAPEGFYKNELLQTISSQHWQRVEQFLEKSTNHKDAKSLSLKECIDLSFANNPEIKQQLSVLQSSRDRLSAATRSWNPTASINSDSLSITGGESFTESRQETNPTGSELQRSIQRSRTTATTNSQANSAVRAEMTWQFLDFTRQPTINSASASYSAQRYAFYLFSRDLVNQIQLNYYQLLAQKELITSYTIIAQSQRNSAKVQQSRFEAGRVSLQDLGQSYAAYYNTLSRLIQSIQTYYELSSTLARLVSLPDETFIIVEGQNKFQAEWPYDLDESIALARLNNERVLQAMELSKGSKWSGISQLNSTLPTLYLSANASYLASDRSTTTVRDAELTRNSVSQNSYETTSLLTRESNYDIAALIGFRWNFYQGGVNNANADSEFNRSKSFDFEAEVARDRATDTVRTTINALDSLILEFITAEAAADASKIAYIAAVARMNAGLTDITALNQLAQQYQQAITSEILSIQNYNIRLSNLYRETAIWPQDAEGVADQLLNKTGLD
- a CDS encoding SDR family oxidoreductase; translated protein: MATFLVTGSNRGIGLEFCRQLHERGDQVIAVCREPSDELKALPVRIEAGLDQTSRDAPDQLIRRLEGEVLDGVVLNAGILESIALEKLDPDAIRRQFEVNALAPLLLAKALVDLMPAGSKLSLMSSRMASMDDNTSGGSYGYRMSKAALNSAAKSLAFDLKPRGIAVAILHPGLVQTRMIGFNPNGIAPESAVQGLLQRIDALSLETSGTFWHANGEVLPW